A stretch of the Kushneria konosiri genome encodes the following:
- the aroQ gene encoding type II 3-dehydroquinate dehydratase, whose product MNVLILNGPNLNLLGKREPDIYGHETLADIENAIRHRAFDQGVSTDFLQTNHEGVMLDRIHEARGRFEAIVINPAAWSHTSVALLDALKAFEGRVIEVHLSNIHTREAFRHHSYISSRAEAVIAGMGSFGYLAAIDFLAR is encoded by the coding sequence ATGAACGTTTTGATCCTCAACGGCCCCAACCTGAATCTGCTGGGCAAGCGCGAGCCCGATATCTATGGCCATGAGACGCTGGCCGACATCGAAAACGCCATTCGCCACCGCGCCTTCGACCAGGGCGTGAGCACCGATTTTCTCCAGACCAATCACGAAGGCGTGATGCTCGATCGCATCCATGAGGCGCGCGGACGCTTTGAGGCCATCGTCATCAATCCGGCCGCCTGGTCGCACACCTCGGTGGCCCTGCTGGATGCGCTCAAGGCCTTTGAAGGACGCGTGATCGAGGTACATCTGTCCAACATCCATACCCGCGAGGCGTTTCGCCACCACTCGTATATCTCTTCGCGCGCCGAGGCGGTCATTGCGGGCATGGGCAGCTTCGGCTATCTCGCCGCCATCGATTTTCTGGCGCGCTGA